In Macaca mulatta isolate MMU2019108-1 chromosome 16, T2T-MMU8v2.0, whole genome shotgun sequence, the sequence CATGTCCACATTCCACAATCTTGTGTCCCTGAACCTCAATTACAACTGTATCTCCGACGAGCTGCTTGAGAATTTGTGTGAGAACGCCAGCACCCTCTGGACCATAAACATCAAATGCCACATTCATGACCCCCACGGACAGGTCATCTGGGGTATGTCCTGGGCCAAGCTGGCCAGGCAGGCCACCAATCTGAAGGTGAACTTCTACTTTGAACGGATCATGAAGTACGAACGCTTGGCCCGAATCCTCTTGCAGGAGATCCCAGTCAGGAGCATCAGTCTGAGAAGCTGCTATTTCAGTGACCCAGACTGGTCCATGAGACCCACTCTGATAGATCTCCTGCCCACCTTCCGGCACACTCTGCAGGTAGGTAGGACTTGTGAGGAGTGACTGCTGTTTAGGTGACTGGCTTCCCCAGAAGAAAGCCCACTGCTGCCTGCTCTTGGctgggctcccaaatgttcaCTCAATCTCAAATTGAAGTTCTAGCAAATATCACCAACTAagccttctcccctcctcccaagACCACAGTAGGCAACAAAAGCTGCTACTCACTTCCTACATGTGGTAGACACAAGGAATTATCTGGTTAGCTGTCAGCCAGGGAAAGCCCCTAAATCCCCACTCAGAGCTATGAAGCCTGAGCCAGGAGGTGCCCTGCAGGTGAAGAGCAGCTGGGCTGCCTCTTCCTACCTTTCTACCAGGTCACAGCAGCATGCAGGAGACCCTGTGACTCCTATGGTCAGATCTCAGTTGGGGGATCTGTCTGGTTATAGCAGTGCCAGTGCCTGGTAACTGGGGAGATAGAATGGGGAGGACCAGTCCAGACAAAAAGTCAAATTTGATTTACACAACTGAAGAACTCAGAGTTTTGGGCTGTTCCCTAATCTagcagctttctcatctgtaagatcaGGATCATTTTGTCTTTCCAAGGACCTCACAGTGGTTGTGACAATTGATATTAACAGGTTTATGTATCTCTGCAAACATGGATGGACTGCAAGGTGCTCGTACCTCATTAGGGATCCATATAACCCTAAGGTGGGGTAGGGCAGACATCGTCATGGTGCTTGTATGCTGCAGAAGAACTTGAGGTTCAGTGACCAGCCCACAGTCATCCAGCCAGTCCACTGCAGGGCTGGGACAAGCACCTTGTATACTCCAAGTACACTGCCTCCAAATTCCAAGTTTTGCAAACTTGGATGAGATCACCATCATTCTCAAATCTCTTCCTCTAAGAACTACATGTCCAATGTCCCTTATCTAAAAAGCCACCAAATTCCattaacaccagacctgtcctacaagaaatgctaaagggagttcttcaatctgaaagaaaagggcattgatgagcaataagaaatcatctgaaggtacaagaTGTATACTTACTATTActtactggtaatagtaagtacgcagaaaaacacagaatattgtaaCACCGGAATTGTGGTGAGTCAACTACTcatatcttaagtagaaagacaaacatataagctgatcaaaaataataacaacaacaacttttcaagacattgACGGTACAATAAGatacaaatagaaacaacaaaaagttaaactGTAGGGAGACAAAGTTAAAGTAAAAAGTTTTTATTCGTTtatttatgcaatcagtgttaagttgtcatcagtttaaaataatgagttataagatattgtttgcaagcctcatggtaatctcaaatctaaaaacatacaacagataaataaaataaaaagcaagaaattaaacataactccagagaaaatcaccttcccTAAAAGGaacacaggaaggaagaaaagaaggaagagaagaccacaaaacaaccagaaaacaaataacaaaatggccaGAGTAAGTTCCTACttaatactaacattgaatataaatggactaaacccTCTAATCAAAAGATGTAGGTGGCTGaacagattaaaaagaaagactCAGTTATCTGCTGCCTACAAGTAACAtatttcacctataaagacacacgtagattgaaaataaagagatagaaattgATATTTAATGCCAacggaaaccaaaaaagagcagcaGTAGCGatgcttatatcagacaaaatagttTTCAATACAAAatctataaaaagagacaaagaaagtcattatataatgacaaaagagtcaattcagcaagaggatataacaattgtaaatatatatatgcactcaacactggagcacccagacatataaagcaaatattattagggCTAAAGAGAGAGACCCTGATATAATaacagctggagacttcaacaccccccTTTCAGTATTGGGTAGAtcttcaagacagaaaatcaacaaagaaacagcagACTTCATCTGCATTAGGAACAAAAAGGGCCTAAAggatatttacagaaaattttatcCAATGgctgaagaatacacattcttctccttagCACATCATTCACAAGGATAGGCCACACGTTAGGTCACaaaaaagtcttaaaacattcaaaaaattgaaattataacaagcatcttctctgaccacaacagaataaaactagaaattaataacaagaaaaattttggaaattatatgaacacatggaaattaaacaatatgctcctgaataaccAGTGGTTCATGAagagattaagaagaaaattgaaatatttttgaaacaaacaataatagagacacaacataccaaaacctataggATACAGTGAGcaatactaagagggaagtttatagctataagcgcctacatcaaaaaagaagaaaaacttcaaataaacattcTAATGATACACTTTAAAGGACTAAACAAACCAAGAGCAAACCCAATCCCAAAATTGGTAGAAGAAACAATAAAGATTGGAGCAGGAATGAGTGCAAGTGAAACCAATAATGCAAAACATCAAGGAAAtaaagtttttgaaaagataaacaaaattgacaaatcattagccaaaataagaaaaaaatgagagaagacccaaataaataaaatcagagatgaaaaaggagacattacaaccaatactggagaaatacaaaggataatTAGAGCCTAtaatgagcaactatatgccaataaattggaaaacctagaagacatggataaattcctagacacttacaacctaccaagattgaaccatgaagaaatccagaACCTTAACAGACCATTGACAAGTAACAAGAtagaagctgtaataaaaagtcccAAAGCAAAGAAAAGCCCTTGACCTGATGGCTGTACTGCTgacttttatcaaatatttaaagaagaactaataccaatcctattcAAACTACTCCAAAAACatagaagcagagggaatactcttaaactcattctacaaagctggtattaccctgataccaaagccagataaggacacatcaaaaacaagaaaactatagGCGAATATTCCTAATGAACACTGATGGAAAATTTCTCAACAAattactagcaaaccaaatttgaCAACACATTACAAAGATCATTCATCCtcaccaagtgggatttatcacagggatgcaagaatggttcaaaatatgcaaacaaaTCAATGTGATACCTCATAACAacagaattaagaacaaaaaacatatgattatTTTAATCAATGCtgtaaaagcatttgataaaattcaacatcccttcatgattaaaactctcaaaaaactgggtgtagaaggaacatacctcaatacaataaaagccatatatgacagacccacagctagtatcatattgaatagggagaaactgaaagccttttctttaAGATCCGGAACAAATTAAGGATGCCACTGTTACCACTgccattcaacatagtactggaagtcctagctagagcaatcagatgagagaaataaaaggcatccaaatcgaaaacaaagtcaaataatttttgtgtgAAGATGTtatattatatttggaaaaacctaaagactccaccaaaaaaaaaactatcagctaaaaaaattcagtaaagttgcaagatacaaaatcaacatacaaaaatcagtagcatttctatacgccgacagtgaacaatctgaaaaataagaaagtaatcctgtttacaatagctacaaataaaattaaatacctaggagttaaccaaaggaatgaaagatctctacaatgaaaactataaaatattgatgcaagaaattgaagaggacacaaaaaatggaaagatattctatgttcatgagttggaagaatcaatattgtcaaaatgtttACACTACCCAAAgccatctacagattcagtgcaatcctatcaaaataccaatgacgttcttcacagaaatagaacagAGAAtcttaaatttatacatatatggaaccacaaaagatgcagaatagccaaagctgtcctgaccaaaaagaacaaaactgtagaaaccacattacctgacttcaaattatactgcagagGTATAGTCACTAAAACAGCATGagactagcataaaaacagattttgagctccttatatattctggttatttatTAATCCCATaaagaccaacagaacagaatagagaacccagaaacaaattcattcATCTATAGTGAACTCATGtttgacaaaggtgtcaaaaacatacattgggaaaaggacaatctcttcagtaaatggtgctaggaaaactggatatccatatgcagaagaatgaaactagaccactATCTCTTGCCGTatatgaaaatcaaatcaaaatggactGAAGACTTCAATCTAAGACCTCaagctatgaaactactacaagaaaacgttgcggaaactctccaggacattggactgggcaaagatctcttgagtaataccccacaagcacaggcaaccaaagcaaacatagacagatgggatcacatcaagttaaaaggtTTCTGCACAAcgaaggaaacaatcaacaaagtgaagagacaacccacaggaagaatgggagaaaatatttgcaagctacccatctcacaagggattaataaacaaccagaatatatagagctcaaacaactcgataggaaaaaaaaatagtaatccaattaaaaatgggcaaaagacctgaacaggtatttctcaaaagaagacatataaatggcaaaaTAGATATATTAAAAGGTGCttgacatcactgatcatcagagaaatgcaaatcaaaaccacagtgagatattatcttaccccagttaaaacgatttttattcaaaagacaggcaatagcaaatgccggaaaggatgtggagaaaaggaaattctcATATACAGTTGGTGGGAATTTAAAGTAGTACAGCCACtgtagagaacagtttggaggttcctcaaaaaactaaaaatagagcttacatacgatccagcaatcccactgctaggtatataccccaaagaaagaaagtcaatatatcaaagagatgtctgcactctcatgtttattgcagcactgttcacaatagccaacatttggaagcaacctaagtgtccatcaatggataaagaaaatgtggtacatacacacaacggagtactattcagtcacaAAAAAGCATGAGATTCTCTCGTTTACAATAACATAGATGCAACTGAGgtcgttatgttaagtgaaatacgTCAGGCACCGAaggacaaactttgcatgttctcacttatttgtggaagctaaaaattaaaacaatttaactcatggagatggagagtaaaaggatggttactagaggcagggaagggtagtagggggtggagagggaagtggggatggttaatgggtacaaaaaaacttagaaagAACGAacaagatctagtatttgatagcacgaCAGGGTGTCTATAGTCAAGCatcatttaattgtacatttttaaataactaaaagagtataattggattgtttgtaacacaaaggataaatgctctATTTACCCCattgtgattattacacattgtatgcctacatcaaaatatcccatataccccgtaaatatatatacctatgtaccacaaaaattaaaaattaaaattaaaagcccCCAAACCATCATAGCTATCAGGCCCAGAGCCAGGTCGTGGAACTGTTACAGGGCAACCCAGCCAGTCTCAGCGTCTCTGCCCACACACATCTTCCCTTTTGGCGCTTTTCCAGAAATTAACTTTTGAATTCAACAACAACCACGAGTCACTCGACGAGGAGCTGCACCTCCTCATCGTATCCTGCAGGAAGTTGTTTTACTTCAAAATCTGGGCTTTCCTTGATGTTAGGTTTGTGGAGCGGATCCTGAAGAGTCAGAAAGAACGGCAGTGTGCCCTGCGCACGCTCAAGGTAAGCGGTCCCCAGGCTGGTTCCACGGGGTGGAGTGGGGGCATCCGGGAATGGTACTTCCGCTCTGGAATGAAGGGCAGAGATAAGGCAATGAACAGAATCATCTGTTCATTGGAaatcagcagtttcacagaaggaaATTTGGAGCTCTTTTTTCTAGCAGTTGGGTTTGGTCTTTTCCTGATTCTGCCAACATATTTTCCTGATTCAACAACTGTATGTGTAGATCATTTAAGTTGTTGTCAAGCCCTGAAAAGTGTAGTCacaatgtgtctgtgtgtgtgtgtgtgtgtgtgtgtacatgctcaTATGTGGATGTATTTCTCTGTTGACACAGGTGAGAATTTATACAAACAGATATGAGACGAATGAAGAGGACAGGACCCTGCGGGAAATTTACAGGAAGTATAGAAAGCTGATCGACTCAGAGCTTAGCTATTTTGTCATCGCTTACCCTATGATGTAATGAACgctctacagatgaagaaagctAGGAGCACTTTGAACTTGAAAATCATTTCTCTTAGAACTACACTCGGGCATGGCCAGCCCTTTtgctcctctctcttcccctcctctcttttttttttttggtcagttcAATACCAAGACGAGCAGCCCAGCAAAGGCTGAGACTGCTGATGACCTGAAGGCTCCAGGTGGCTTTAAAGTGCTATGTTTACCAACTATCCAGGTGTAATTTCTCTTTTTGTCAGTTTTGCTTTTTGACACCCTCACTCATCCACAGAGCTAAAAACCCAAAGCCACTCAGagtagcttccttttttttttttttttttttttgagatgtgttGATGAAAAGACTCAAactgtgtaaaatatttttagagatttattctgagccaaatatttttagagatttactctgagccaaatatgagtgaccatggcctgtgacacagccctcaggaggtcctgagaacatgtgcccatgGTGAttggggtacagcttgcttttatatattttaggaggcatgagacatcaatcaaatagatttaagaaatacattggtttgatTCAGAAAGGCGGGGCAAcaaagcaggggcttccaggctgtaggtaaatttaaacattttctggttgacaattggttgagtttatctgaagacctgggatcaacagaaaggaaatgtctgggttaagataaaggattgtggagaccaagttttacTGCGCAAAGGAAGCTCTCAGACAGCTGACTTCAGAGAGAGcaagttgtaaaatgtttcttactgGACTTAAAATGGTCcctggctcttagttgattatctcctggaactggaaaggaaggaaggaaaacaaagaggaaaggaGATTCTCTgtagaatgtggatttttcccacaagagactttgcagggcaatttcaagatatgacaaggaaatatattttgggataaaacattttgattttcttccttgttatgccagagtcagattggaaagtcactatatacagggttaaataaaacccatctgactAGAATTTATGgattgtagggcatgactcctcCTCAGACCCCTTcaataggaatttgggcaagatttaaaaaaaaaataagagcttagtcctcagacggagtctcgctctgttgcccaggctagagtgcagtggtgcaatctcagctcactgcaacttctgcctctcaggttcaagcaattctcctgcctcagcctccaagtagctgggactacaggcatgtgccaccatgcccagataattttcatattttttgtagagatggatttcaccacattagccaggctggtctccaactcctggcctcaaatgatccacctgcctcagtctcccaaagtgctaggattacaagcgtgagccaccacacctggtcccagAGTAGCTTCTTACTAGAGGACCCTGACTCCTGCTGACCTGTGCACCTGAAAAGGTGTGTGTAACCATGGAGCAAATCAAATCACGTTTTCTACTGACTGACATTATCAGTTTCTAAATCCTTTGTGTCTGCTGACCTTCATGTGGGAACCTCCTGACATTGACATTGTCTGGGCCCGATCTCAGATGCATAGAAATAGACTGCCCTTGGATGAAGCAGGAAAAGCCCCACTTTTAGAAGGAGTCTGCTCAGAGCTGGAACTCCCTCCCACAGAAGGAACCCAGCCCCTGACTTAATGGCATCATGGACTTGAATCTCCTGCCTCTATTTTTGCTATGTCTCCTCCATTTTTCCACAAATATGCTGGGACTGGGTCTGTGATGTTGAACATAGACATAAATGGCCAAGTTTGATGGCCCCAAACCTGGCGTTTGGAGCCAGGTGTCTGGGGTTGAGTACTGGCCTGCCATGCACTTGTCTTGTGCCTTTGGGTAAGAATTTAACCTCCCTGAGTTTCAGCTTCTCTGTgtgtaaatgaagaaaaaaaaataattacatgcaTTGCAACATACACACCTGGCCTGTGGACGCTTTTATCTTGTTTAGTATATGAAGGAACAGGTTCTAAGGAAGTTAATTTACCCCGAGGCATACAGCCAATTTGTGGCAGAACTAATAACAAAGTCTCCAGATTTAGAACCCAAGACTCTTTCTTCCACCTAAACAACAGAATGCGAACAACccattccctctcccttcctccacccaGCTTATCTCAGACAGATATTAAAGTGGTCACTGGTTGAGTGTTTACATGCTAGATATAAATTCACCtagtttcatttaatcctcacacagCTCTAGAAAGTAGAGACTACTGTTATCCCTCTTTTAGAGGGATCCTGAAGGGTTGCCAAGTCTAACCTGCCCCGTCACGCATTTAGGAAGTGCTGGAAGGGAGTGTCAAACCCAACCCAATTCCAGAGCTCTGCTCTTAATTCCTACATATTATCCCCCACAGCAAGAGGATCTGGGGTCTGTTGTACCGTAATTCTACTAAGTGAAGAGCATGGTTGGAAGAGAGGatcaatgataataataaattccTGAGCCCATGCCATAGACATTGTATTACTTCTGGTCCTTTGAGGGTTTTGTGCATGCGATGGCATAGAGTTCTTTTTTTCAATagatacaaattaataaaatccCAGAACACTTTTAACAAGTggcatttcagattttgtttGTCTTGCCTCTTGTGTGCTGTGCCCATATAGTTGCTTAGCTGAGGTTTTCGAAAGTGAGAAGTGTTGGTGACATTGTCAGACAAAGGATTTGCAACTGTCATAGACTCACCATCCACCACATGGCACTCACAGGTGGCATTTATTCACAGATCTCAAGGACTCCAAAATACTGAGGATTTTCCATGGTATCCAGAGATGATGAGGGAACAAAGGTCTgtaccagcttgagcaacaggcACCCGTCAATACGGCTTGTTACTGACATGTTAATCTCCATGGCAACATAAAGCTATTCTTTCCTTAAATTTAACCATCCCAACAAATTTGAGAAATGCTAACTCCCTCCAATAAGGACTTTCTGAACCTAATTGAGATCGTCCTTTTAAATGCCATTTATGATATGAGGCAGGCAACGGGAAGTATTTTATAAGTAACTTGTCTTCTTTAAGGATTTTAAGGAATATATGCCAGGGACTGACAGCCACAACTCACATAAGCCTCAAAACAAGCTACCCTGTGCTCCATAATGACTTTATTATGCAATTGGTATAAAGGtaaaccagaaaaaagaaaaaaaagctggcTCAGGCTTTTTAGGTATTAATGAGACTTCAGTGTTTGGAATACAAGTAGGTTGATAGCATTCTGCTAATTCCATTTCTGGGCTAGACTAGATACTTTTCAAAGTCTCCATTCACAGCTGTAAGGTTTATGCCTTCAAGACACATATTTTTTAGGGCTGTAGGCCAAATTGAAAGAAGCCAACCTGCTATTTTATAATGTGGACTGTAGGCTTGCCTGTAGTAAACAGGGAGATGTTTCACTATTTCTTCTCTGTCCTATC encodes:
- the FBXO39 gene encoding F-box only protein 39: MDEESELIQPQDQSCWAALPDVCLCRVFWWLGDRDRSRAALVCRKWNQMMYSADLWRYRTITFSGRPSRVHASEVESALWYVKKFGRYLERLEVKFLNPYNAVLTKKFQVTMRGLLSCLSKSNNRLKSLSIQHLELDRLVWRNSIRSSFIRSLSFFLKKMGKHLDYLNLKGARLTVEQGCHILDSLSHLRNENVISELNIEDYFSHHLAVYSSPQFKKTMSTFHNLVSLNLNYNCISDELLENLCENASTLWTINIKCHIHDPHGQVIWGMSWAKLARQATNLKVNFYFERIMKYERLARILLQEIPVRSISLRSCYFSDPDWSMRPTLIDLLPTFRHTLQKLTFEFNNNHESLDEELHLLIVSCRKLFYFKIWAFLDVRFVERILKSQKERQCALRTLKVRIYTNRYETNEEDRTLREIYRKYRKLIDSELSYFVIAYPMM